The proteins below come from a single Polynucleobacter sp. MWH-UH23A genomic window:
- a CDS encoding cytochrome c oxidase subunit 3, translating to MSSNSTPYYFVPGLSRHPAMAAFGLIAFGFGISGWVNHASWGGPLTLAGVAFVLYVLYNWFGDTIAESNAGKNGVNVDISYRWSMAWFIFSEIMFFGAFFAALFYARNIAMPWMGDVESKLIWPDFQAVWPNDGPAGLVEKFTTMGPWPIPTVNTLLLLSSGVTITIAHHALVENHMKKAIIGLAATVGLGAIFLGFQVYEYYHAYHELNLKLTSGIYGSTFFMLTGFHGFHVFLGGTMLAIVLRRMIRGDFTAKHHFAFEGAAWYWHFVDVVWLGLYIAVYWM from the coding sequence ATGTCATCCAATTCAACCCCATACTATTTCGTCCCTGGACTATCTAGACATCCAGCAATGGCAGCTTTTGGCTTAATTGCTTTTGGCTTTGGTATTTCTGGATGGGTAAATCACGCCTCGTGGGGCGGGCCTTTGACGCTCGCGGGCGTTGCATTTGTTCTCTACGTTCTCTATAACTGGTTTGGCGACACGATTGCAGAATCCAATGCTGGCAAGAACGGTGTCAACGTAGACATCTCTTATCGCTGGTCTATGGCTTGGTTCATCTTCTCTGAAATTATGTTCTTTGGCGCATTCTTTGCGGCCCTTTTCTATGCTCGCAACATCGCGATGCCTTGGATGGGTGATGTCGAGAGCAAATTGATTTGGCCTGATTTTCAGGCGGTTTGGCCAAATGACGGTCCTGCTGGTTTGGTTGAGAAATTTACGACCATGGGTCCTTGGCCAATTCCAACAGTCAATACTTTGTTGCTCTTGAGCTCTGGTGTAACGATTACTATCGCTCACCATGCATTGGTTGAAAATCACATGAAGAAAGCCATCATTGGCTTGGCTGCTACTGTTGGTTTGGGCGCTATTTTCTTGGGTTTCCAAGTGTACGAGTACTACCATGCATATCATGAGTTGAATTTGAAGCTGACTTCAGGCATTTATGGCTCTACATTCTTCATGTTGACTGGTTTCCACGGCTTTCACGTTTTCCTTGGTGGCACGATGTTGGCGATTGTTTTGCGCCGTATGATTCGTGGTGACTTTACAGCTAAGCATCATTTTGCGTTTGAAGGTGCCGCTTGGTATTGGCACTTTGTTGACGTCGTATGGCTTGGTTTGTACATCGCTGTTTACTGGATGTAA
- a CDS encoding DUF2970 domain-containing protein, with protein MKKKGSFMQSMKAVMWGFLGVRKKSGLQEDVASLSFVHIIIAGVIGALIFMGVLLLIVKVVVSH; from the coding sequence ATGAAAAAGAAAGGTAGTTTTATGCAGTCTATGAAAGCCGTGATGTGGGGCTTTTTAGGTGTGCGTAAGAAGTCTGGTTTGCAGGAAGATGTTGCTTCATTGAGTTTTGTGCACATTATCATTGCAGGAGTTATTGGTGCCCTGATTTTTATGGGAGTGCTCCTGTTGATAGTGAAAGTAGTTGTGTCCCATTGA
- a CDS encoding cytochrome c oxidase assembly protein, producing MVVDQALNRQILLKLLIAAVMMFGFGYALVPMYKALCEVTGINVVTSKNDYGVRAFSPNKVGNTQVNYARTVTIEFDSNSRGPFTFKPVKNFLEVHPGEMTEIVYEVTNNQNRPVRAQAIPSYAPKSATEFFTKLECFCFQEQTLAAKETKKMPVVFVIDAGLPDDVKTITLSYAFFELGLGGTPPAPKSRLAS from the coding sequence ATGGTTGTAGATCAAGCGCTAAATCGTCAAATTTTGTTGAAGCTCTTAATTGCGGCTGTGATGATGTTTGGTTTTGGTTATGCGTTGGTTCCGATGTATAAGGCCTTGTGTGAGGTCACTGGAATTAATGTAGTAACAAGTAAGAATGATTATGGTGTTAGAGCCTTCAGTCCTAATAAGGTTGGCAATACGCAAGTTAACTATGCTCGTACAGTAACTATTGAGTTTGATTCGAATAGCCGTGGCCCGTTTACCTTTAAGCCAGTAAAGAATTTTTTAGAAGTGCACCCTGGTGAAATGACAGAGATTGTTTATGAAGTAACCAATAATCAGAATCGCCCAGTACGCGCTCAAGCAATACCAAGTTATGCGCCTAAAAGTGCAACGGAGTTCTTTACTAAATTAGAGTGCTTTTGCTTCCAGGAGCAAACGTTAGCAGCAAAAGAAACAAAAAAGATGCCGGTAGTCTTTGTAATAGATGCGGGTTTACCGGATGATGTAAAAACAATTACTTTGTCATACGCCTTCTTTGAGTTGGGTTTAGGTGGTACGCCACCAGCTCCTAAATCAAGGCTGGCATCATGA
- a CDS encoding cytochrome oxidase small assembly protein: MVRRVLSGPCLHQRHITLLRIRLVQSKCVKQEFNNSRKQALAANNRRMGLILVSIVVTFFIGILIKRSLLG; encoded by the coding sequence ATGGTGCGAAGGGTCTTGAGTGGACCGTGCCTTCACCAGCGCCACATCACACTTTTGAGAATCCGCCTAGTGCAGAGCAAATGCGTGAAGCAGGAATTTAATAATTCAAGGAAGCAAGCCCTAGCTGCGAACAATCGTAGGATGGGCTTGATTCTCGTGAGTATCGTAGTGACATTTTTTATTGGTATTTTGATTAAACGGAGTTTGTTGGGTTAA